A single Xiphias gladius isolate SHS-SW01 ecotype Sanya breed wild chromosome 22, ASM1685928v1, whole genome shotgun sequence DNA region contains:
- the LOC120783867 gene encoding teashirt homolog 1-like, producing the protein MPRRKQQEPRRSAAYMPEDELKAGPHDDEEHLQDDGLSLDGQDNEFLCNEEEEDVDGGQAPSYRDSPFSNGTNPDAGYGSPLSDASDRLTDFKSTSSTDGQEREGTALPFRPNNGLSFQDSLAQMKAVYANLISDASWSSITMDIMKSKPAAAGSVSSALTTPELASTASVSTTTTINKSSGVNMASSHHNGRSSNTTVNHAGSVSGNTNGTAVSSVGSHSATSSSGGASNGSGVAYDWHQAALAKTLQQTPYHLLPEPSLFSTVQLYRQNNKLYGSVFTGASKFRCKDCSAAYDTLVGLTVHMNETGHYRDDNKDKDEDQGKRWSKPRKRSLMEMEGKEDAQKVLKCMYCGHSFESLQDLSVHMIKTKHYQKVPLKEPVPALATKLVPTSAKKRAIQDAIVSPCSPDSVHAGSGGGSVSLGDVGKDTKAVPNPYVTPNNRYGYQNGASYTWQFEARKAQILKCMECGSSHDTLQQLTAHMMVTGHFLKVTNSASKKGKQLVFDPVVEEKIQSIPLPPTTTRLPVPSSVKSQPVSPALSSGSEEKREGVEDEKVDSGESVEKKIKEEKDDSGEKSETNATSYKYLREEDLEETPKEGLDILKSLENTVSSAISKAQTGTPTWGGYPSIHAAYQLQGAMKSSSTALPPTVQSVQMQPMFNSGLRGLVSDPNSVIHSPRSPSSPTPLRSNVTAMEELVEKVTGKAATVKKEKEEKMVSLERCRPPSLVKSPSPALREQREQLASPNDLSVGKPSGMRSSSPGSVESELICKKEPKESLVDGHSNHSKNGSEACQSPVTNGNSLGIITDHSPEIPFINPLSALQSIMNTHLGKASKPVNPAADPLSMLYKISNSMMDKQAFNPTPQGKPAEPISHYQLYENSDQPIDLSKNKSSTISNKNSNNGSSVLLTNNSVNGNKPLISLPDSVSSPLRENALMDISDMVKNLTGRLTPKSSTPSSISEKSDADGSAFEDALEDLSPVQKRKGRQSNWNPQHLLILQAQFASSLRETPEGRYAMTDLGPQERVHICKFTGLSMTTISHWLANVKYQLRRTGGTKFLKNMDSCQPVFLCGDCASQFRTPSSYISHLESHLGFSLKDLSKLSAEHLREQQAASKVITDKMTFGSPLSALTTPEDDTGSVYQCRLCNRTFVSKHAVKLHLSKTHGKSPEDHLVFVTALEKLEKLDKMEKV; encoded by the coding sequence CATACATGCCCGAGGATGAGCTTAAGGCAGGCCCTCATGATGATGAAGAGCACCTGCAGGATGACGGCCTCTCATTAGATGGCCAGGACAATGAGTTCCTGTGCAacgaggaagaggaagatgtgGATGGCGGCCAGGCACCTAGCTACAGAGACTCTCCATTCAGCAATGGCACTAACCCTGACGCCGGATATGGGTCTCCACTCAGTGATGCCAGTGACCGACTTACGGACTTCAAGAGCACCTCTTCTACGGATGGTCAGGAGAGGGAAGGCACAGCTTTGCCCTTCCGCCCCAACAATGGCCTCTCTTTCCAGGATAGCCTGGCACAGATGAAAGCCGTCTATGCAAACCTCATCTCAGATGCCTCTTGGTCCAGCATCACAATGGACATCATGAAATCTAAGCCTGCTGCGGCAGGCAGTGTCAGCAGTGCCCTCACCACTCCAGAACTGGCCTCTACTGCCTCTGTCTCCACAACTACAACCATAAACAAGAGCAGTGGGGTCAACATGGCTAGCAGTCACCACAATGGCAGGAGCTCCAACACCACTGTCAACCATGCTGGCAGCGTAAGTGGCAATACTAATGGCACAGCAGTTAGCTCTGTTGGCAGCCACAGTGCAACCAGCAGCAGTGGTGGGGCTAGTAATGGTAGTGGTGTAGCCTATGACTGGCACCAGGCAGCACTTGCCAAAACTCTTCAGCAAACCCCATACCACCTTTTACCAGAGCCCAGTCTCTTCAGCACAGTGCAGCTCTACCGGCAGAACAACAAGCTGTATGGCTCTGTTTTCACTGGTGCAAGCAAGTTTCGCTGCAAAGACTGCAGCGCTGCCTATGACACACTGGTGGGTTTGACAGTCCACATGAATGAAACGGGCCATTATCGAGATGACAACAAGGACAAAGATGAGGATCAGGGAAAGCGCTGGTCCAAACCACGCAAGCGGTCCCTGATGGAGATGGAGGGGAAAGAGGATGCCCAGAAGGTGCTGAAGTGCATGTACTGTGGCCACTCATTTGAGTCCCTGCAAGATCTCAGCGTTCATATGATCAAGACCAAGCATTACCAGAAAGTGCCTCTCAAAGAACCAGTGCCGGCCTTGGCCACTAAACTGGTGCCCACTTCAGCTAAAAAACGAGCTATCCAAGACGCTATAGTGTCCCCATGCTCCCCAGACTCTGTCCATgctggtagtggtggtggtagtgtATCCCTTGGTGATGTGGGCAAAGATACAAAAGCCGTACCAAACCCCTATGTTACGCCAAACAACCGCTATGGCTACCAGAATGGTGCCAGCTACACATGGCAGTTTGAAGCTCGTAAAGCTCAAATTCTCAAATGCATGGAGTGTGGGAGCTCTCATGATACACTGCAACAGCTGACTGCCCACATGATGGTTACAGGTCACTTTCTGAAGGTCACAAATTCTGCATCAAAGAAGGGTAAACAGCTGGTCTTTgatccagtggtggaagagaAGATTCAGTCTATTCCACTGCCACCGACCACCACCAGACTCCCTGTTCCCAGTAGTGTTAAGTCCCAGCCTGTGTCCCCTGCCCTCTCCTCAGGctcagaggaaaagagggaaggagTTGAGGATGAAAAGGTTGATAGTGGTGagtcagtggagaaaaaaattaaggagGAAAAAGATGACTCAGGTGAGAAATCTGAGACTAACGCCACATCATATAAATATCTTAGAGAAGAAGATCTTGAGGAGACACCCAAAGAGGGTTTAGATATTCTTAAATCCCTTGAGAACACAGTATCCAGTGCCATCAGCAAGGCCCAGACAGGCACACCCACATGGGGTGGCTATCCTAGCATTCATGCAGCCTACCAGCTGCAGGGTGCCATGAAAAGCTCCTCTACTGCTCTGCCCCCAACTGTCCAGAGTGTCCAGATGCAGCCAATGTTTAACAGTGGGCTACGAGGCCTAGTGAGTGACCCCAACTCAGTCATCCACTCACCCCGGAGCCCTTCCTCCCCTACCCCCCTAAGGAGCAATGTCACAGCCATGGAGGAGCTTGTGGAGAAAGTGACAGGGAAAGCTGCCActgtgaagaaagaaaaggaggagaagatggTGAGCCTGGAACGATGCCGGCCCCCATCGTTAGTAAAATCTCCCTCTCCGGCactgagagagcagagagagcaaTTGGCATCTCCAAATGACCTTTCTGTTGGTAAACCGTCTGGTATGAGAAGTAGCAGCCCAGGCAGTGTAGAATCAGAGCTCATCTGCAAGAAGGAGCCCAAAGAGAGCCTAGTAGATGGCCACAGCAACCATTCAAAGAATGGCTCTGAGGCGTGTCAGTCCCCAGTAACTAATGGCAACAGTCTTGGCATCATCACTGATCACTCACCAGAAATTCCTTTCATCAACCCTCTCAGTGCACTCCAGTCaatcatgaacacacacttgGGTAAGGCTTCCAAACCAGTAAACCCAGCTGCAGACCCACTATCTATGCTTTATAAAATCAGCAACAGCATGATGGATAAGCAAGCTTTCAACCCAACTCCTCAGGGCAAGCCAGCTGAGCCCATCAGCCACTATCAGTTGTATGAAAACAGTGACCAGCCCATAGACCTGAGTAAAAATAAGTCCTCCACTATcagcaacaaaaacagtaacaatGGCAGCAGTGTGCTCTTGACCAACAATAGTGTAAATGGTAACAAACCCCTCATTTCCCTCCCTGACTCAGTCTCTTCTCCTCTGAGAGAGAATGCTCTGATGGACATTTCCGATATGGTAAAGAACCTCACTGGCAGACTGACGCCCAAATCTTCAACTCCTTCCTCCATTTCAGAGAAGTCAGATGCTGACGGCAGTGCATTTGAGGACGCCCTAGAGGACCTCTCCCCAGTGCAAAAGAGGAAAGGGAGGCAGTCCAACTGGAATCCCCAgcacctcctcatcctccaggCACAGTTTGCCTCGAGCCTGAGGGAGACCCCAGAGGGCCGCTACGCCATGACTGACCTGGGCCCTCAAGAAAGGGTCCACATCTGTAAGTTCACAGGCCTCTCCATGACCACCATATCCCACTGGCTGGCTAATGTCAAGTACCAGCTGAGACGGACTGGGGGCACCAAGTTTCTCAAGAACATGGACTCGTGCCAGCCTGTGTTCCTCTGTGGTGACTGTGCCTCCCAGTTCAGGACTCCCTCCTCCTACATCAGCCACCTGGAGTCTCACCTGGGCTTCAGCTTGAAGGACCTGTCCAAACTGTCAGCTGAGCACCTACGGGAGCAGCAGGCTGCCTCAAAGGTGATCACAGACAAAATGACATTCGGCAGCCCCCTGTCAGCCTTGACCACACCGGAGGATGACACAGGCTCTGTGTACCAGTGCAGACTTTGCAATCGGACATTCGTCAGCAAACACGCAGTCAAACTGCACCTCAGCAAGACCCACGGCAAGTCTCCAGAGGACCACCTGGTGTTCGTCACTGCTTTGGAGAAACTGGAGAAGCTAGACAAAATGGAGAAGGTTTAA